A region from the Cherax quadricarinatus isolate ZL_2023a chromosome 79, ASM3850222v1, whole genome shotgun sequence genome encodes:
- the LOC128702682 gene encoding transforming growth factor-beta receptor-associated protein 1 homolog: protein MTLKAFDLVSVLDRVDLKIECFEASGNDLYLGSDDSIVVHYVVEERIHDATSKIFYSTNKISQKNLGTKKTVVQLKTASALGRLMVLSDGNLYILDSDVLNTIGSGPKIKNVTVFCVNENPNTLDPFTVQLCVGKRRCIQICSLHEDRVSFLKELSTPEPVNIAMDGTFVCVAGQGHYCVFNVETGLSQDLFPYDTAVTYPHVKRIAKEEFLLAGPGNLGMFVTAAGISERPPIQWMEGISAVSYYYPYIITITNQFIRVYSLIDQQHKQTLNFSGGELIGNFDGQLYVAANSCVSCLMPQPWTVQVQTLMDNERVEEAVELAEHSGAVGMSQEQYQQLFHTLLQKAGFIKLSHGVYDQAQDYFLRGSVDVREVISLYPGLLPATVEFMRAQPPLHHLADITQAMHGDQNKIEDAKRFLSGYLLHLRSLGEPIMCRLEIDTAIIKLYAERKSSDLLLFLESGDIVCNLPECAQWLETHQQYSALAKLYRVLGDLDKSLKVLTRLVRDEIKDEHFKGIQDLVDCLICAADPNVVWRYSDFVLDRNPMEGVRVFTDTKATLNPSRVLQILQRYPEARLGFLHHLIYTKKLQDEKYHTELVLHYVDEAVRLINEEPSSSELEEARGKLQDLLTSSCHYQPQPVLARMQGTSLHVETAAVFGRLGEHEKALSMLVHQLKDFSAAEQYCIAQTRGANNTCKSSIFLKLLKIYLRPPPGGSEDDIELAPAIELLSVHAGDLEVSAVLALLPPNWSLSIVHHYLRAALRTSLHQSRIKRIQQTLVRSDNLQQKFILYKLNKDMGPIPLASNRICCVCNRGFTSCEFTIYPNGVMAHLTCAPNPSVCPLTGTVFQVTRDASRSGTNKQYSR, encoded by the exons ATGACTCTAAAGGCCTTTGATTTGGTGTCCGTTCTGGATAGAGTGGATCTGAAG ATTGAGTGCTTTGAAGCTAGTGGAAATGACCTGTACCTGGGATCAGATGACAG TATTGTTGTTCATTATGTCGTAGAAGAGAGGATTCATGATGCGACTTCCAAGATATTTTATTCTACTAACAAGATTAGTCAGAAGAACCTTGGAACT aaaaagaCAGTAGTTCAGCTAAAGACAGCCTCTGCTCTCGGTCGGTTGATGGTGTTAAGTGATGGGAATCTGTACATCCTTGATTCTGATGTCCTCAATACCATTGGCTCAGGCCCAAAAATCAAGAACGTTACTGTGTTCTGTGTCAATGAAAATCCCAACACATTGGACCCCTTTACAGTTCAG CTATGTGTGGGCAAGAGAAGGTGTATACAAATCTGTTCCTTACATGAAGATCGCGTTTCATTCCTGAAAGAATTATCAACACCAGAACCTGTTAATATTGCAATGGATGGAACTTTTGTGTGCGTTGCTGGACAAGGGCATTATTGTGTCTTTAATGTTGAAACAGGATTGAGTCAAGACCTCTTCCCATATGACACTGCTGTAACCTACCCACATGTCAAGAGAATAGCTAAG GAGGAATTCTTATTAGCAGGACCAGGTAACCTTGGGATGTTTGTAACAGCAGCAGGCATCTCAGAACGGCCACCAATCCAGTGGATGGAGGGCATATCTGCAGTGTCCTATTACTATCCGTACATAATAACCATAACTAATCAGTTTATTAGAGTGTATAG CTTGATTGATCAACAACACAAACAGACACTAAATTTTTCTGGTGGTGAACTAATTGGAAATTTTGATGGTCAGCTTTATGTGGCAGCCAACTCATGTGTATCCTGCCTTATGCCTCAGCCATGGACTGTCCAAGTTCAG ACTTTAATGGATAATGAAAGAGTGGAAGAAGCCGTTGAGTTGGCAGAACACAGTGGAGCAGTTGGAATGAGTCAGGAACAGTATCAACAGTTGTTCCATACACTGCTCCAGAAGGCAGGCTTTATCAAATTGTCCCATGGAGTCTATGATCAAGCACAAGACTATTTCCTCAGGGGCTCTGTGGATGTTAGAGAG GTGATCAGCCTGTATCCTGGTCTTTTACCAGCAACTGTGGAATTCATGCGAGCTCAGCCTCCCCTCCATCATCTTGCTGATATAACTCAAGCAATGCATGGTGACCAGAACAAGATAGAAGATGCTAAAAGATTCCTTTCTGGGTACCTATTACATCTACGAAGTTTAGGAGAGCCTATCATGTGTAGATTG GAGATAGACACTGCCATCATCAAGTTATATGCAGAGAGAAAATCTTCAGATCTGCTACTTTTTCTTGAGAGTGGAGATATTGTCTGCAATCTGCCTGAGTGTGCACAGTGGTTAGAAACTCATCAGCAGTACTCTGCCCTGGCAAAACTTTACAG AGTTCTTGGTGACCTTGACAAATCTCTTAAAGTTCTCACACGACTTGTGAGAGATGAAATTAAGGACGAACATTTTAAGGGAATACAAGATTTGGTGGACTGTTTAATATG TGCAGCCGACCCAAATGTTGTATGGCGTTACTCAGACTTTGTGTTAGATCGAAACCCAATGGAAGGAGTACGGGTGTTTACAGACACTAAGGCAACATTGAACCCCTCCCGTGTTCTACAGATCCTCCAGCGCTATCCAGAGGCTAGATTAGGATTTCTCCACCATTTGATTTACACCAAAAAACTACAA GATGAAAAGTATCATACAGAGTTAGTACTTCATTATGTAGATGAGGCAGTCAGATTGATCAATGAAGAGCCATCATCTTCAGAACTTGAGGAGGCTCGGGGAAAGCTTCAAGACTTGCTTACCTCCTCTTGTCACTACCAGCCTCAACCAGTCCTTGCCAGAATGCAAGGGACTAGTCTCCATGTAGAAACAGCTGCTGTATTTGGAAGG CTCGGTGAACACGAAAAAGCTCTGTCCATGCTTGTTCATCAATTAAAGGACTTCAGTGCGGCAGAACAATACTGTATAGCACAGACCAGAGGTGCAAATAATACATGTAAATCCAGTATCTTCCTCAAATTGCTAAAAATATATTTGAGACCACCACCTGG GGGTTCTGAGGATGACATTGAACTTGCACCAGCCATTGAACTCCTGTCAGTTCATGCTGGGGATTTGGAGGTATCAGCAGTTTTAGCTCTCCTACCACCTAACTGGTCACTTAGCATTGTTCATCATTACCTGCGAGCAGCTCTAAGAACCTCTTTGCATCAG AGTCGAATCAAGCGTATACAACAAACACTTGTTCGCAGTGATAACCTCCAACAAAAGTTTATCCTGTATAAGCTCAACAAAGATATGGGACCTATTCCACTAGCTTCAAACAG